In one window of Fibrobacter sp. UWB5 DNA:
- a CDS encoding polysaccharide biosynthesis tyrosine autokinase, translating to MATKKKEETDLGEFLKELAKNWYIMVPCILLAGAVGAFVAQWIRPVYQVDALLQIEAKSNKSAGLVGGLGNLFATNSPAETEMELIKSRQVMGSAVEKMRLDLVAEPLNKLDRLLHKEGRVDLMNFSYNKELLPTDFRDEPWFLEMRDSLGNFNLYDYKDSLVLSGAVGQTYHFEYAGDSAAFGIFKAEVREGQRFAVSKLKRLDAIGLFRSAFDVKEKGKKTGILEFSYQDIYADRAVEILNEVASSYLRQNVEERNAEAQKTLEFLEKQLPDVKAQMDSSLLNLNTYRNQVGSVDINAETQLVLQRRMRLQQDILSLQQKKQEAIRLFHSEHPTVKTLEDQENALRRELAGTSSEVKKLPATQQEVLKLQNEVELTKVMYTSLLNNIQQLRLVSAGEVGSVRVVDFAEQVTKPAKPKKRVILCMALFLGFLLGAMLVSIKSKFSSGVKSASFIEKETGYTVYAKVPKGNPKGTKGTRPLAVVEPDDVAVESLRALRSSLEFSMMDEGGSVVGVSGLIPGVGKSFISVNLAALFAGLGKRVLLIDADLRKGRLHKEFGIKRGNGLSQVLLREVKVEDVIHKTEVENLFVVPCGNVPANPAELLGSKHYAELIEEFKNSYDLVIVDTPPIMLVTDAALACRVAAQIVMVIEYNKHSIEAIKDGMAQILKGNSSAHASIVINKYEHSRTEGYGYKYGKY from the coding sequence ATGGCAACAAAGAAAAAAGAAGAAACCGACCTCGGTGAATTTTTGAAGGAGCTTGCTAAGAATTGGTACATCATGGTACCTTGTATTCTTTTGGCAGGTGCGGTTGGCGCGTTTGTCGCCCAATGGATCCGGCCGGTTTATCAAGTAGATGCCTTGCTGCAGATTGAAGCGAAGAGCAACAAGAGTGCAGGCCTGGTGGGCGGACTTGGAAATCTCTTTGCGACCAATAGCCCGGCTGAAACCGAAATGGAACTCATCAAGAGCCGTCAGGTGATGGGCTCTGCCGTCGAAAAGATGCGCCTTGACCTGGTTGCCGAACCTTTGAACAAGCTGGACCGCTTGCTGCATAAGGAAGGCCGCGTCGACTTGATGAACTTTAGCTACAATAAGGAATTGCTTCCGACCGATTTCCGCGATGAGCCCTGGTTCCTTGAAATGAGGGATTCCTTGGGCAACTTTAATCTTTATGACTATAAGGATAGCCTGGTGCTTTCGGGTGCGGTGGGCCAGACTTATCATTTTGAGTATGCGGGCGATTCGGCTGCTTTCGGCATTTTCAAGGCTGAAGTCCGCGAAGGACAGCGCTTTGCCGTGTCCAAGCTGAAACGCTTGGATGCCATTGGCCTGTTCCGCTCTGCCTTTGACGTCAAGGAAAAAGGCAAGAAGACGGGAATTCTTGAATTTTCGTACCAGGACATTTATGCAGACCGCGCTGTTGAAATTCTGAACGAGGTGGCGTCTTCTTACTTGCGCCAGAATGTGGAAGAACGCAACGCCGAAGCGCAGAAGACTCTTGAATTTTTGGAAAAGCAGTTGCCCGATGTCAAGGCCCAGATGGATTCGTCTCTCTTGAACTTGAATACCTACCGCAATCAGGTGGGCTCGGTGGATATTAACGCTGAAACGCAGTTGGTACTCCAGCGCCGTATGCGACTGCAACAGGATATCCTTTCGCTGCAGCAGAAGAAGCAAGAAGCCATTCGTCTGTTCCATTCCGAACACCCGACGGTGAAGACTCTGGAAGACCAGGAAAACGCCCTGCGTCGCGAGTTGGCTGGTACCTCTAGCGAAGTGAAGAAACTGCCTGCTACCCAGCAAGAAGTACTTAAACTCCAGAACGAAGTGGAATTGACCAAGGTCATGTACACCTCCTTGCTGAACAATATCCAGCAATTGCGCCTGGTGTCTGCCGGCGAAGTTGGCTCTGTGCGCGTCGTGGACTTTGCTGAACAGGTGACCAAGCCTGCGAAACCCAAGAAGCGCGTGATTCTTTGCATGGCCCTGTTCCTCGGATTCTTGCTTGGCGCCATGTTGGTGTCGATCAAGTCGAAGTTCAGCAGCGGCGTGAAGAGCGCTTCGTTCATCGAAAAGGAAACGGGCTATACCGTTTACGCCAAGGTACCTAAGGGCAACCCCAAGGGAACCAAGGGTACAAGGCCGCTTGCAGTGGTGGAACCGGACGATGTCGCGGTGGAATCTCTGCGTGCCCTCCGTTCTTCTCTGGAATTCTCCATGATGGACGAAGGCGGCTCCGTGGTGGGCGTGAGCGGCTTGATTCCGGGCGTGGGCAAGAGCTTTATCTCGGTGAACCTGGCTGCGTTGTTTGCGGGCCTTGGCAAGAGAGTGCTGCTGATCGATGCGGACCTTCGTAAGGGTAGACTCCACAAGGAATTCGGCATTAAGCGTGGCAATGGACTTTCCCAGGTTCTGTTGCGCGAAGTGAAGGTTGAAGATGTCATCCACAAGACGGAAGTCGAAAACCTGTTCGTGGTGCCTTGCGGCAATGTTCCGGCGAACCCGGCTGAATTGCTCGGCTCCAAGCACTACGCCGAACTGATTGAAGAATTCAAGAATAGCTATGATCTCGTGATTGTCGATACTCCGCCGATTATGCTGGTGACGGACGCTGCTCTCGCTTGCCGCGTTGCCGCCCAGATCGTGATGGTGATCGAATACAACAAGCATTCTATCGAAGCAATCAAGGATGGTATGGCGCAGATCCTCAAGGGCAATTCCAGCGCCCATGCGTCGATCGTAATCAACAAGTATGAACACAGCCGCACTGAAGGGTATGGCTACAAATACGGGAAGTACTAA
- a CDS encoding RNA helicase, with amino-acid sequence MSENARKTLKDFLPQTPFNAGEGAETLLDAFMAWAESRGTTLYPAQEEAILELLDGKNVILNTPTGSGKSMVALALHFDSLAHGRRSVYTCPIKALVNEKWMALCKEFGAENVGLSTGDATVNHDAPILCCTAEILSNMALSEGGMLTITDVVMDEFHYYSDKERGVAWQVPLLTLPQARFLLMSATVGATEFFERDMTKHTGRESVTVRSSQRPVPLDFSYSETEISNTVQKLVSSGKAPVYVVHFTQAAAATNAQNFMSLDLCNKEEKQAINEAIKEMRFSSPYGPEVKRWLKQGIGLHHAGLLPKYRILCEKLAQKGLLKVICGTDTLGVGVNVPIRTVLFTQLCKYSGDKTAILTARDFHQIAGRAGRKGFDDIGYVVAQAPEHVIENLKLEAKTKQTGKKFQKKKPPEHGYVPFDESTFKRLIAAAPEPLTSSFQVSHGMLLNILSRPTDGCRAMRNLLKDCHESAASKKQLNHRAFQLFRSLVEKHIIEFTTPIAEGYSHLRVNMDLQDDFSMNQPLSLYLVDTLPKLDRESPEYALDVITLCESIVENPETILRIQQNRARNARLDELKAQGMEFNQRMEEIEKVEYPKPLRDFIYDTFNEFSEQHPWVDVNIEPKSIAREMFENFSTFSGYVKQYGLQRMEAILLRHLNNVYKVLSQTVPDGYKNEELLDMQDYLGDMIRRTDSSLLEEWEKMAHPEDYQKRMEAAGATEQETAFGADKIAADITYDKKRFLTMVRQRIFQLMSALQKQAYSDVLDLLADDLAEGQMLVDGEGKPWTEPRLLEIMAAYTAEHHNFRLDVEGRSLRHTIVTYEGNIMHIQQMLQDEEDFNDWSIDFDIDLAECREAGMPLLKMARIGEV; translated from the coding sequence ATGAGTGAAAACGCCCGCAAAACATTGAAAGATTTCTTGCCCCAAACCCCTTTTAACGCAGGCGAAGGCGCCGAGACCCTATTGGACGCGTTCATGGCATGGGCAGAATCCCGCGGCACCACGCTCTACCCCGCTCAAGAAGAGGCCATCCTTGAGCTTTTGGACGGCAAAAACGTCATCCTCAATACCCCCACGGGCTCCGGGAAATCCATGGTGGCCCTGGCACTCCATTTTGACAGTTTGGCACACGGGCGCCGCAGCGTTTACACCTGCCCCATCAAGGCCCTGGTCAACGAAAAATGGATGGCGCTCTGCAAGGAATTCGGCGCCGAGAATGTAGGTCTCTCGACAGGTGACGCAACCGTCAATCATGACGCCCCTATCCTTTGCTGTACCGCCGAAATCCTGAGTAACATGGCGCTAAGTGAAGGCGGAATGCTCACGATTACCGACGTGGTCATGGACGAATTCCATTACTATTCCGACAAGGAACGCGGTGTCGCTTGGCAGGTTCCGCTGCTCACGCTTCCGCAGGCAAGATTCCTGCTCATGAGCGCTACCGTCGGCGCCACTGAATTCTTTGAACGCGACATGACCAAACACACGGGCCGCGAATCGGTCACCGTAAGGTCTTCGCAGCGTCCGGTTCCGCTTGATTTCAGCTATTCCGAAACCGAAATTTCAAACACGGTGCAAAAGCTCGTGTCCAGCGGCAAGGCGCCCGTTTACGTAGTGCATTTTACGCAGGCTGCCGCAGCCACCAACGCCCAGAATTTCATGAGCCTGGATCTCTGCAATAAAGAAGAAAAGCAGGCCATTAACGAAGCGATTAAAGAAATGCGCTTCAGCAGCCCCTACGGGCCCGAAGTCAAGCGCTGGCTCAAGCAGGGCATCGGGCTCCATCACGCAGGACTTTTGCCCAAGTACCGCATTCTCTGCGAAAAGCTCGCACAGAAAGGCTTGCTCAAGGTCATTTGCGGTACCGACACGCTCGGCGTGGGAGTAAACGTTCCGATTCGAACGGTTCTGTTTACGCAGCTCTGCAAATACAGCGGTGACAAGACGGCGATTCTGACCGCCCGCGACTTTCACCAGATTGCAGGCCGCGCCGGCCGCAAGGGCTTCGACGACATCGGCTACGTGGTGGCGCAGGCGCCCGAACATGTAATCGAGAACTTGAAACTGGAAGCCAAAACCAAGCAGACCGGCAAAAAATTCCAGAAAAAGAAACCGCCCGAACATGGCTACGTTCCCTTTGACGAAAGCACCTTCAAGCGTTTGATTGCCGCCGCTCCGGAACCGCTGACATCCAGTTTCCAGGTGAGCCACGGAATGCTCCTCAACATTTTGAGCCGTCCCACGGACGGCTGCCGCGCCATGCGCAACTTGCTCAAGGACTGTCACGAAAGTGCGGCCAGCAAAAAGCAGCTCAACCACCGCGCTTTCCAACTTTTCAGAAGCCTTGTCGAAAAGCACATTATCGAATTTACTACGCCCATTGCCGAAGGTTACAGCCACCTGCGCGTCAACATGGACTTGCAAGACGACTTTTCCATGAACCAGCCGCTTTCGCTGTACTTGGTAGACACGCTCCCGAAACTGGACCGTGAAAGTCCCGAATACGCCCTAGACGTTATTACTTTGTGCGAAAGCATCGTTGAAAATCCCGAAACCATTCTGCGCATCCAGCAGAACAGGGCTCGCAACGCAAGACTTGACGAGCTCAAGGCCCAAGGCATGGAATTCAACCAGCGCATGGAAGAAATTGAGAAGGTGGAATACCCCAAGCCCCTGCGCGACTTTATTTACGACACCTTCAACGAATTTTCGGAACAGCATCCTTGGGTAGATGTAAATATCGAGCCCAAGAGCATCGCCCGCGAAATGTTCGAAAATTTCAGCACCTTCAGCGGGTACGTCAAGCAATACGGCCTACAGCGCATGGAAGCCATTTTGCTCCGGCATTTGAATAACGTCTACAAGGTGCTTTCGCAGACTGTTCCCGACGGCTACAAGAACGAAGAACTCCTCGACATGCAAGATTACCTCGGCGACATGATTCGCCGCACGGACTCGAGCCTGCTCGAAGAATGGGAAAAGATGGCCCACCCCGAAGACTACCAGAAGCGCATGGAAGCCGCAGGCGCCACCGAACAGGAAACCGCCTTTGGCGCAGACAAGATTGCCGCCGACATTACCTACGACAAGAAGCGTTTCCTCACCATGGTTCGTCAGCGCATCTTCCAGCTCATGAGCGCCTTGCAAAAGCAGGCCTACAGCGACGTCTTGGACTTGCTCGCCGACGACCTCGCCGAAGGCCAAATGCTCGTAGACGGCGAAGGCAAACCCTGGACGGAGCCGCGTCTGCTCGAAATCATGGCCGCCTACACCGCGGAACACCACAATTTCCGCCTCGACGTCGAAGGACGTTCGCTGCGGCACACGATTGTGACTTACGAAGGCAACATAATGCATATCCAGCAAATGCTGCAAGACGAAGAAGATTTCAACGACTGGAGCATCGATTTCGATATCGACCTCGCCGAGTGCCGCGAAGCCGGCATGCCGCTCCTTAAAATGGCCCGCATCGGCGAAGTCTAG